The Bos indicus x Bos taurus breed Angus x Brahman F1 hybrid chromosome 15, Bos_hybrid_MaternalHap_v2.0, whole genome shotgun sequence genome includes a window with the following:
- the AKIP1 gene encoding A-kinase-interacting protein 1, translating into MENCLVAAALNGVDRRSLQRSARLGQEVLERAKRRAVDWPSVELPKGSVGIVSRVRHYGERGPAASPQRLLPGKREDRHPTLSASFRTMAEYMNYTSSQCGKYYSSAPEEGGATHVYRYHRGTSELHLCSDAGSGQRKDAGLSVGGMHRASECVLKAPQSAENISKDLYIEVYPGTYSVTVGADDLTKKTHIVAVDSGQSVDLVFPI; encoded by the exons ATGGAGAACTGTTTGGTGGCCGCGGCGCTGAACGGGGTGGACCGACGTTCCCTGCAGCGTTCGGCTAGGCTGGGTCAGGAAGTGCTGGAGCGGGCCAAGAGGAGGGCGGTGGACTGGCCTTCGGTGGAGCTTCCCAAAGGCAGCGTGGGGATCGTTTCCCGGGTGCGGCACTATGGAGAAAGAGGGCCGGCAGCCAGCCCCCAGCGCCTTCTGCCAGGAAAG AGAGAAGACAGACACCCGACCCTCAGTGCTTCCTTCAGAACAATGGCTGAATACATGAACTATACTTCAAGTCAGTGTGGG AAATATTACTCATCTGCACCAGAGGAAGGAGGGGCAACCCACGTCTACCGCTATCACAGAGGGACATCGGAGCTGCACCTGTGCTCTGATGCGGGGAGTGGTCAG AGAAAAGACGCAGGCCTTAGTGTTGGAGGCATGCATCGGGCGTCAGAGTGTGTGCTGAAGGCACCCCAGTCT GCTGAGAACATCTCTAAGGACCTCTACATAGAAGTCTATCCAGGGACCTATTCCGTCACTGTGGGTGCAGATGACTTGACCAAAAAGACTCACATTGTAGCAGTTGATTCCGGACAAAGTGTGGACTTGGTCTTCCCCATATGA